One window of the Gemmatimonadota bacterium genome contains the following:
- a CDS encoding SMC family ATPase yields MIPISLSLQNFLSYGENVPPLDFSGFHVACISGRNGHGKSALLDAITWALWGEARKSGSERRPNDGLLRIGATEMRVDFEFFLENDRYRISRSFRKTGKSATTRLEFQIYSPETNAYKTLSEESAVRQTQASIDTLLRMTYETFINSAFLLQGRADEFTRCKASQRKALLSDILGLSHYDDLSSLARERAREGDIELATARAKRDDIVQTIEKRDEFVAQRDGVNAQLQACNSELESAENRREELRKIRTQRERREAEREALQKEISRIESDMQEQQTACEKAQQDVATYREILDRRAEITNAAEKYRALQKEDADLQTKLHTLRPLEKRAGELDQKIADRRHEVERRLGEWQIRIGDAERTLRETEALLSDRETIQTQLEALHKARQQDREWEEIRENRERVERNIRDIERQIDSAIENIKIEISTHTHHRQQTDVLVADIETRRETRRSLRVQAEEIQSLEAKRDEIRNKGSAYKIQIENNSERLNTLQQAREDIAQQQQILQNVQDASCPLCGSELDQTHREEVATKLSNQMREQQTQIIQLESDIQKAEAEREQHRHRYQKIKNQLAQSEDTAQHLAEAEAALKEAEKAVQTSETLSAKISDLETQLREQTQNSPDARALSQAHSALENLTYNPAEHRTLREKLKALDSVEAQNAQLQLASEQREKVLAELPAFREKRDLAQQWLDEAKYAPNEQAEREQVHQRIRTLDYNAEHHQRISPQLAALQDAPTQYERLQVAERDLENAQTQFNTAKKRLTELTERDGQARQRLTEITAAINSAESTLEEANTLEKTIAQMRAQRDNLLQQNAALQSQIEHCDALSAEQNAVEEKIKSCERDIRIYRELTTAFGKDGIQALIIEQAIPEIEEEANRILARLTDNRTQIALESLRDLKTGGTRETLDIKISDELGERSYELYSGGEAFRIDFSIRIALSKLLSRRTGTRLRTLVIDEGFGTQDAEGLDHLVEAIQAISGDFEKILIITHVESLKQAFPVRIEVTKYPDLGSRFEVLY; encoded by the coding sequence ATGATTCCCATAAGCCTTTCCCTGCAGAACTTTCTCAGCTACGGCGAAAACGTGCCCCCCCTCGATTTTTCGGGCTTTCACGTCGCCTGCATAAGCGGTCGCAATGGGCACGGCAAATCTGCTCTGCTCGATGCCATCACCTGGGCACTGTGGGGAGAGGCCCGCAAATCTGGCAGTGAACGCCGTCCCAACGACGGCCTGCTGCGAATTGGCGCCACTGAAATGCGGGTTGATTTTGAATTTTTCCTCGAAAATGATCGCTATCGCATCAGCCGCAGCTTTCGCAAAACCGGCAAAAGCGCGACCACCCGCCTCGAATTTCAAATTTACTCGCCTGAAACGAACGCATACAAAACCCTCTCGGAAGAAAGTGCTGTGCGCCAAACACAGGCCAGTATTGACACCCTGTTGCGAATGACTTATGAGACCTTTATCAACTCGGCTTTTCTTCTTCAGGGGCGCGCAGACGAATTTACGCGTTGCAAAGCGAGCCAGCGAAAAGCCCTTCTCTCAGATATTCTCGGCCTATCGCATTACGACGACCTGTCTTCTCTCGCGCGAGAACGCGCACGCGAGGGAGATATAGAACTCGCAACCGCTCGCGCAAAAAGAGATGACATCGTGCAGACCATTGAAAAACGCGATGAATTTGTAGCACAGCGCGACGGCGTCAACGCACAACTCCAGGCCTGCAATAGCGAATTGGAAAGCGCGGAAAATCGACGCGAAGAACTGCGAAAAATACGCACCCAACGCGAACGCCGTGAAGCCGAGCGCGAGGCACTTCAAAAAGAAATATCGCGCATTGAATCGGACATGCAAGAACAACAAACCGCGTGTGAAAAAGCGCAACAAGACGTGGCAACCTATCGCGAAATCCTCGACAGACGCGCCGAAATCACAAATGCCGCCGAAAAATATCGGGCACTTCAAAAAGAAGACGCAGACCTGCAAACAAAACTACACACATTGAGACCACTTGAGAAACGCGCAGGAGAACTCGATCAAAAAATCGCCGACCGGCGTCACGAAGTGGAACGCCGCCTCGGCGAATGGCAAATACGCATTGGCGATGCAGAACGCACATTGCGAGAAACAGAAGCACTTCTCTCCGATCGCGAGACCATTCAAACACAACTCGAGGCATTGCACAAAGCCAGACAACAGGATCGCGAATGGGAAGAGATACGCGAAAACCGGGAGCGCGTTGAGCGCAATATTCGAGACATCGAGCGACAAATAGACAGTGCTATTGAAAATATAAAAATAGAGATCAGCACCCACACACATCACAGACAACAAACCGATGTACTGGTGGCCGACATTGAAACGCGCCGAGAAACGCGGCGATCCCTCCGCGTACAAGCCGAAGAAATTCAATCTCTCGAAGCCAAACGCGATGAGATTCGCAACAAAGGTAGTGCCTATAAAATTCAGATTGAAAATAACAGCGAACGCCTCAACACTCTGCAACAAGCCCGCGAAGACATTGCTCAACAACAGCAAATTTTGCAAAATGTCCAGGATGCCTCCTGTCCTTTATGTGGCAGCGAACTCGACCAGACCCACCGCGAAGAAGTAGCGACAAAACTCTCAAATCAGATGAGAGAACAACAGACGCAGATCATACAATTGGAGTCGGATATTCAAAAAGCCGAAGCAGAACGCGAACAGCACAGACATCGCTATCAAAAAATTAAAAACCAACTCGCACAGAGCGAAGACACCGCCCAACACCTCGCCGAAGCAGAAGCCGCACTAAAAGAAGCCGAAAAGGCCGTGCAAACCAGCGAAACATTGTCGGCTAAAATCAGTGACCTGGAAACTCAATTGCGTGAACAAACCCAGAACAGCCCGGATGCGCGCGCGCTATCCCAGGCCCACAGTGCGCTTGAAAACCTCACCTATAACCCGGCAGAACACCGCACCCTGCGCGAAAAACTCAAAGCACTCGACTCTGTCGAGGCACAAAATGCCCAACTTCAACTCGCCTCAGAACAGCGTGAAAAAGTCCTCGCGGAATTGCCCGCATTTCGAGAAAAACGCGACCTCGCACAACAATGGCTGGACGAGGCCAAATACGCACCCAATGAACAAGCAGAACGCGAACAGGTACACCAGCGCATCCGCACTCTGGATTACAATGCCGAACACCACCAGCGCATCTCTCCGCAACTCGCCGCCCTGCAAGATGCGCCAACGCAATACGAACGCCTTCAAGTGGCCGAACGCGACCTTGAAAATGCGCAAACGCAATTTAACACCGCAAAAAAACGCCTCACAGAACTCACAGAGCGCGACGGGCAAGCGCGACAACGCCTGACGGAAATCACCGCAGCCATCAACAGCGCCGAATCAACCCTTGAAGAAGCCAATACTCTGGAAAAAACTATTGCACAGATGCGCGCCCAGCGCGACAACCTGCTCCAGCAGAATGCCGCCCTGCAATCCCAAATTGAACACTGCGATGCACTCAGCGCAGAACAAAACGCCGTTGAGGAGAAAATCAAATCCTGCGAACGCGACATCCGCATCTACCGCGAACTGACCACCGCATTTGGCAAAGACGGCATTCAGGCACTCATCATCGAACAGGCCATTCCAGAAATCGAAGAAGAAGCCAATCGCATTCTCGCGCGCCTGACGGACAACCGCACCCAAATCGCCCTGGAATCTCTGCGCGACCTCAAAACCGGGGGAACGCGCGAAACCCTCGACATTAAAATTAGCGACGAACTCGGCGAACGCAGCTACGAACTCTATTCGGGTGGGGAAGCTTTTCGCATTGACTTCTCTATTCGCATAGCCCTGTCTAAACTCCTATCTCGCCGCACGGGCACGCGCCTGAGAACCCTGG
- a CDS encoding exonuclease SbcCD subunit D, with product MSIKFLHVADTHVGVENYGRLDSATGLHTRLQDFIKSLRFSFEEAIKEDVDLVIFAGDAYRSCDPTPTHQREFASLIHRLSARDIPIVMITGNHDSPVSYGKASSVDIFGTLGTRGVHIASEDRLIDIDTKSGPIQIACLPWLHRSRLLTQGPYHNLSQEEVVEKLQDLGALLIENLVTQIKPDIPAVLVGHLAAADATLSGSEQTAIIGRDPVFLTSTLANPAFDYVALGHIHKFQDLNPNAQPPVVYSGSIERIDFGEERETKGVVMVTIETQETGRTTSYKFVSTPARPFCTVSVDIAPDQDPTTAILEAIGKHTLTDAIVRVIYDLPGDRTDTVDLKAIKNALKDAFMVASIAPKPRAQKHQRRANISEDMGIKDALHAYLQNHPDLKDIEKDLQNYGAQLEAELRGGE from the coding sequence ATGTCCATCAAATTTCTACACGTTGCCGACACCCATGTTGGCGTTGAAAATTACGGCCGCCTCGATTCGGCTACTGGCCTTCACACGCGCTTGCAAGACTTTATCAAAAGTCTGCGATTCTCGTTTGAAGAAGCTATAAAAGAAGATGTCGATCTCGTCATCTTTGCCGGTGATGCCTATCGCTCATGCGACCCCACGCCCACCCACCAGCGCGAATTTGCATCTCTCATTCACAGGCTCAGTGCCCGCGACATTCCCATCGTCATGATCACCGGCAATCACGACAGCCCCGTATCTTATGGCAAAGCCTCATCTGTTGATATCTTTGGCACACTGGGCACCAGAGGTGTCCACATTGCCTCTGAAGACCGACTCATCGACATTGACACAAAATCAGGACCCATTCAAATTGCCTGCTTGCCCTGGCTACACCGCAGCCGCCTGTTGACCCAGGGGCCCTATCACAACCTGTCGCAAGAAGAAGTCGTCGAAAAACTTCAAGACCTGGGTGCCCTCCTGATTGAAAACCTGGTCACCCAGATCAAGCCCGATATCCCCGCCGTGCTCGTGGGCCACCTCGCTGCTGCCGACGCCACCTTGTCCGGCTCTGAACAAACCGCAATAATTGGGCGCGATCCCGTTTTTCTCACCAGCACACTCGCCAACCCCGCCTTTGACTACGTCGCCCTGGGGCATATCCACAAATTTCAGGACCTCAACCCCAATGCCCAGCCCCCTGTCGTGTATTCCGGCAGCATTGAACGCATTGATTTTGGCGAAGAACGAGAAACCAAAGGCGTCGTCATGGTCACAATAGAAACTCAGGAGACAGGGCGGACGACATCTTACAAATTTGTAAGCACGCCGGCCCGTCCCTTTTGCACGGTATCGGTTGATATCGCCCCAGACCAGGACCCTACGACAGCCATACTCGAAGCCATCGGCAAACACACCCTGACCGATGCCATTGTGCGCGTTATCTACGATTTGCCCGGCGACCGCACAGATACCGTTGACCTCAAAGCCATCAAAAACGCGCTCAAAGACGCGTTCATGGTCGCCAGCATTGCGCCCAAACCCAGGGCACAAAAACACCAACGCAGAGCCAATATCTCAGAAGATATGGGCATAAAAGACGCGCTCCACGCATATTTGCAAAATCACCCCGATCTCAAAGACATCGAAAAAGACCTCCAGAATTACGGCGCGCAACTCGAAGCAGAACTCAGAGGTGGCGAATGA